Below is a window of Synechococcus sp. MW101C3 DNA.
GGCTGGAGCGCCTGCGCCAGTGGCTGCTGCGCTCCAGCCTCACCCCCGAACTGATCGACTGGTGGAGCAGTGCCCTGGCGGAGCAGGCCGGAGCCGAAGCCCAGCCCGCCCTGCTGCTGGCCCTGGCCAGTGTGAGCAGCGAGGCCCTGGACGACCAGCTCGTCACCCTGCGCGCCCAGGCCGACAGCCACGCACTCAAGGGGCTGCCGCTCGATCCCGAACGGCTGGAGGCCCTGCGCGTGCTGGGGCTCGGCGGCCAGCAGCCGCAACCGGTATCCGGCGCAGACGAGCCGCTCTGGCTGCTGCGGCCGGGTGTGCTGCCCAGCCACACCGCGGCGCTGCTGGCGGATCGCTCCGTCGCCGGCCTGCCGCTGGCCCTGGGGGCCGGCAGCGGCCTCGGCTACGCGTGGTCGGCGGCGGCGGCCCTGCCGGCCTACCGGGTGGAAGCACTGCGGCGCCGCTGCCAGGAGCTGGGCGGCCAGCTCACGGTGCTGCAGCAACCCAGCGGCAGCACCGTGCCCGCCTGGGAGGACGCCCCTGCCGTGGCGATGATCCAGGCGGTCAAGCGCCAGTTCGACCCAAGGCAGCAACTGGCCCGCGGGCGCCTGCCGGGCGTCAGAGCGGCCTGAGCACGTAGCGACTCTGCAGCGTGCAGCTCGCGCCGGCTGCCACCTCCAGCCGCCGGTCGCCGCTCACCAGTGCGCCGCGTGGGCCGGTCCAGGGCTCCAGGCACACCATCGGCCGGGGCGGATCGGTCCACACCACGGCCAGGTCAAAGGGGGCGAAGGGTTGCAGCTCCAGCGCCAGCCCGGCATCCGGATCCACCAGCCGCACCGGCCCCTCGGGCCGCGCCAGCAGGTCCACCCCAGCGGCCAGCGGCGCGAGTGTGGCGGCGGTGTCCGCCTCCGCCATCAGCTGATGGTTGAAGCAGCGCTCCGGCAGCCCTTCCAGGTGCACCGCGGCGTTGCCGCTGTCTGGCGCCGGCAGCGCCGACACATTGAAGTAGGGGTGCAGGCCGAAGCTGAAGGGCAGCGGCCGCCGGCCGCTGTTCTCCAGCACCGCCGTGATCGCCAGGGCAGCAGGCTCAAGGCGCAGCTGCAGCCGCAGGCAGAAAGGGAACGGAAAGGCCGCCAGGGTGGCAGGGCTGTCGCGCAGCTCGAGTTCCACCCCCGCCTCCTGGGGCAGGGCGCGCAGCTGCCAGGGCAGATCCCGGGCGAAGCCGTGCTGACGCAGGGTGAAGCTGCCCTCCGGCAACGGCAACTGATCGCCCGGCAGGTTGCCGCAGATCGGAAACAGCACCGGCATTCCCCCCCGCACCGAGAGGGCGGGATCGGCAAAACGCTCCGCATCGAGATACAGCAGCTCGCGGCCATTGCAACGCCAGCCGGTGAGCAGGCCGCCCCGCTCAGGCACCAGGCGCAGCAGGTCGGGGCTGCCCGGAGCATCGGAGTTGCCCGGAGCGCTGTACTCCCAGTGGGGATAGGGAAGGGTTCGTTGCAGGAGGGGCATGGCTCAGGCGCTCGGCAGGCCGGCCACCCACTCCAGCAGGGCGGCGTTCACCTGATCGGGCACCTCATCGTGGGGGCAATGGCCGGCGTCGAGCACCACCTCGGCGGTGCCGGCGGGGGCGTGGCGCTGGAAGGCGGCGCGGCGGCCCACGGCATTGATCCAG
It encodes the following:
- a CDS encoding FAD-binding oxidoreductase — protein: MITPASHELPDLVRQLHAAGTPWLPAGTGSRLGWGPPVRHTDTVLSVARLNRLLDHASGDFTVTVEAGLPLRELQEALRARNQWLAVDWPWGTGANGEGAGSVGGLVARGLGGGLRQRYLGVRDQVIGIGLLRADGVAAHAGGRVVKNVAGYDLMRLFTGSWGALGLITELTLRTFPLPPQRRGLLVQGPLEGLERLRQWLLRSSLTPELIDWWSSALAEQAGAEAQPALLLALASVSSEALDDQLVTLRAQADSHALKGLPLDPERLEALRVLGLGGQQPQPVSGADEPLWLLRPGVLPSHTAALLADRSVAGLPLALGAGSGLGYAWSAAAALPAYRVEALRRRCQELGGQLTVLQQPSGSTVPAWEDAPAVAMIQAVKRQFDPRQQLARGRLPGVRAA
- a CDS encoding galactose mutarotase, producing the protein MPLLQRTLPYPHWEYSAPGNSDAPGSPDLLRLVPERGGLLTGWRCNGRELLYLDAERFADPALSVRGGMPVLFPICGNLPGDQLPLPEGSFTLRQHGFARDLPWQLRALPQEAGVELELRDSPATLAAFPFPFCLRLQLRLEPAALAITAVLENSGRRPLPFSFGLHPYFNVSALPAPDSGNAAVHLEGLPERCFNHQLMAEADTAATLAPLAAGVDLLARPEGPVRLVDPDAGLALELQPFAPFDLAVVWTDPPRPMVCLEPWTGPRGALVSGDRRLEVAAGASCTLQSRYVLRPL